From the Plectropomus leopardus isolate mb chromosome 18, YSFRI_Pleo_2.0, whole genome shotgun sequence genome, one window contains:
- the rrm2b gene encoding ribonucleoside-diphosphate reductase subunit M2 B produces MDLVNICRHSDHLKETNGLKDKDPDCQNDSEKEEEPLLRENPRRFVIFPIQYPDIWKMYKQAQASFWTVEEVDLSKDLAHWDRLKPEEKHFISHVLAFFAASDGIVNENLVQRFCQEVQLPEARSFYSFQILIETVHSEMYSMLINTYIRDLKERDYLFNAIQTMPCVKRKADWALQWISDSKSTFGERIVAFAAVEGIFFSGSFAAIYWLKKRGLMPGLTYSNELISRDEGLHCTFACLLYSYLVKKPSEDRVKDIITKAVSIEQEFLTEALPVDLIGINSCLMKQYIEFVADRLLNDLGLAKVYQAENPFDFMESISLEGKTNFFEKRVAEYQRFGVMSSMMDCEFTLDADF; encoded by the exons ATGGACCTTGTGAATATATGTCGGCACTCCGATCACCTTAAAGAAACG AACGGCCTTAAGGATAAAGACCCAGACTGTCAAAATGAttcagagaaagaggaagaaccTTTACTTCGAGAAAACCCCCGACGGTTTGTCATCTTCCCCATTCAGTACCCCGACATCTGGAAGATGTACAAGCAGGCACAGGCCTCCTTCTGGACAGTGGAAGAA gtTGATCTATCCAAAGACTTGGCACACTGGgaccgtttgaaacctgaggagaAACACTTCATCTCACATGTTCTGGCCTTCTTTGCTGCAAGCGATGGTATCGTCAATGAGAACCTG GTGCAGAGGTTCTGCCAGGAGGTGCAGCTCCCTGAAGCACGCTCCTTCTACAGCTTCCAGATCCTCATAGAGACTGTTCATTCAGAGATGTACAGCATGCTCATCAACACCTACATCAGGGACCTGAAGGAAAG GGACTACTTATTTAATGCCATTCAGACTATGCCCTGTGTCAAACGAAAAGCAGACTGGGCCCTACAGTGGATAAGCGACAGTAAATCCACATTTG GAGAGCGAATCGTGGCTTTTGCAGCAGTGGAGGGCATCTTCTTCTCTGGCTCATTCGCTGCCATCTATTGGCTCAAGAAGAGAGGACTAATGCCTGGCCTGACCTACTCCAACGAACTGATCAGCAGGGATGAG GGACTGCACTGTACCTTTGCCTGCCTGCTGTACAGCTACCTGGTGAAGAAGCCATCAGAGGACAGGGTCAAGGACATCATCACCAAAGCTGTTAGCATCGAGCAG GAGTTTCTGACAGAGGCCTTGCCAGTAGATCTCATTGGAATCAACAGTTGTCTGATGAAGCAGTACATTGAGTTTGTAGCCGACCGTCTTCTCAATGACCTTGGACTGGCCAAG GTATACCAAGCTGAAAATCCATTTGACTTCATGGAGTCCATTTCACTGGAGGGGAAAACCAACTTCTTTGAAAAACGAGTGGCGGAGTATCAGAGATTTGGAGTTATGTCAAGTATGATGGACTGTGAATTTACTCTGGATGCAGATTTCTAA
- the LOC121957951 gene encoding nuclear transport factor 2-like, whose protein sequence is MACEKEIWQKIGEGFVQEYYNQFDNTNRAGLGNLYSAEACLTWEGSPFQGRDAIAGKLVSLPFKRIKHIITEQDFQPTIDSCILIMVFGQLQADEDQPMPFHQVFMLRSHNGSWACTNDVFRLGIHNIPV, encoded by the exons ATGGCTTGCGAGAAAGAAATATGGCAAAAGATTGGAGAGGGCTTTGTCCAAGAATATTACAACCAGTTTGACAATACCAACAGGGCAGGACTGGGTAATCTCTAT TCTGCCGAGGCCTGTTTGACGTGGGAGGGATCACCTTTTCAGGGGAGAGACGCCATCGCTGGCAAATTAGTA AGCTTGCCTTTCAAGCGTATTAAGCACATCATCACAGAACAAGACTTCCAACCCACAATAGATAGTTGTATCCTGATCATGGTGTTTGGACAGTTACAG GCAGATGAAGATCAACCAATGCCCTTCCATCAAGTGTTCATGCTGAGGTCCCATAACGGCTCGTGGGCCTGCACGAATGACGTGTTCAGGTTGGGGATTCACAACATACCAGTGTAA